CTAAAAATTTTAACGCTGATAcatagcaaaaaaataaaataaaataaaaaacaaatctatGATGTATTGGTTAAGCTAGAAAAGACATGTGTCACCTTATATAAACGTTATTCAGCTGGACGGTGTTTAATTTTAAATCGGTAATGGGTCAAGTGAATGAAATTATTGTCCTCCGGTGAATTATGGGACAACTTTCTGTCCTCTACAAAgttatctaaaataacaaaataatctCTTATCGATCAAATATCGTGCAACACAAAATTTGTTAAATAACTCATATATTTGACATGTGTGTTTCAGTCTTGTCTTTTAATGTTTTGTCCGGTACTTATATTTTGCGGACCTTAGAAAAACATATGGGTGTTGCTAACGAGTGTCAtcgggacactctttaagcactccatttaaagaattttttttattaaaaaattaaacattacaatttccaatgcgttgattTTACCATtcccataaaaattctataaaaaaactcactacttcctccggtcccttatataagaaaacttttgctttttaaatttatgaaatgattgatgtatctggtcattttttagatcaaatacatcaacGATTGAATctagaaaacaaaaattttctTATACTAAAAATCGAAAAGAGTAtttaattaatcacttaaaAGAGCCGAGACACTCGTTAGCGTTtgccataaaaaatatttgaccaataaaaaaattgtttacggGAGTAAGAGGAAAAGGGTATTAATGTCAGAAAAAAGAAAGACATTGCAATTTGGCGGTTGAAAAGTAGAGAGTGGTGGTGATGAATGATTAGCGagtgtgagtgagtgagtgagtgagtgagtgagtgagtgtaAGTTAAGCGTCAACAACTCTAAACAAAGAAAAGCATCGATTTTCCTTTTCCCTAATAATATTCCATTtccattgttattgttattgttattattatttgtgaGTGTTTTAgttcttctttttttcaaaaagcgTGTTCCCTCTTCGCGACGAAACCCTAATTCTTCTTCTTCCGATTAACAAAAAATGCCTCGAGAGATAATCACTCTTCAGGTTGGACAATGCGGGAATCAGATCGGTATGGAATTCTGGAAGCAGCTCTGTCTTGAACATGGCATCAGCAAAGACGGCATCCTCGAAGATTTCGCCACTCAGGTCCAcctctttctctctttctctcaacAACATGTTAGATTAGATACTAGTTTTAACTAGTACTAAATTAGTAGAAATTAACTAGTAACTTTTCTATTATTATACAATGTGTGCTGTGTGATTACTGAATGTTAGTTCTTTATTTTGAAATGGTCAATGTTGGTGGTTGGTTTGTTAgattaagtgtatgtttggttctgCAGTGaggaaaattgattttaagtgaATTGATTCCGACTAAAATTGAGTTGAatgtaaagtgatttatgttgAGATAAATTCATGTAAAAGTGAGCTTaagaaaaaatttgagtgtaaaaatcaattatagaatCATcagctacaatttctagcttcaagtaaaatcaattttgaaggCATAACCAATTCTACTTTTAGAGAAACCAAATGTACACTATTTTTTCCTCAAGGCTCCAACTCAAGTTTGTTAGATTgatatttgcatttttttggtaaaaaaatggCGCAGGGAGGAGATAGGAAAGATGTTTTCTTTTATCAAGCTGATGATCAACATTATATACCGCGTGCTCTATTGATTGACTTGGAGCCGAGAGTTATTAATGGAATTCAAAATAGCGACTACCGGAACCTCTACAATCATGAGAATATCTTTGTCTCTGATCATGGTGGTGGTGCAGGAAACAATTGGGCTAGTGGATACCATCAGGGAAAGAATGTTGAAGAAGACATAATGGACATGATTGACAGAGAAGCAGATGGTAGTGACAGTCTTGAGGGTTTTGTTCTATGTCATTCAATTGCTGGAGGAACAGGATCAGGTTTCATTCTTCTTTCTTTACATAATATTTATCCTTTGAACTTCCTGTATTCAAGATGAAAAACCTTGGAGATTGCTCAAATATTTTCACctgtgtttttaattttgttttgcaaATTTTGCAGGTATGGGGTCGTATCTCTTGGAGACTCTGAATGACCGATACAGCAAGAAATTGGTTCAGACATACAGTGTATTTCCTAACCAAATGGAGACAAGTGATGTGGTGGTCCAACCATACAATTCACTTTTGACACTCAAGCGACTGACTCTTAATGCTGATTGTGTTGTGGTTCTCGACAATACTGCACTAAATAGAATTGCTGTTGAACGACTTCATTTATCAAATCCAACATTTGCTCAAACAAATTCGTTAGTTTCTACTGTGATGTCTGCCAGCACAACCACTCTTCGTTATCCAGGATACATGAATAATGATTTAGTTGGTCTTCTTGCCTCTTTGATTCCTACACCAAGATGCCATTTTCTAATGACAGGATATACGCCTTTAACAGTGGAACGTCAGGTGAGATCTTTTTGTCCTTTTCCCCTTAAAATGATGTTTAGAGCATTaagatttttcatattttttttgtcctGTGAAGATTTCTGTTGTTTTGTTGAACTTGAACAATCTACAGTGAAACTTCTAATTTTCCCCTCCCACTCTCTATGTCTCATTTTATAATTCTTTTCCATAATATAATTGAGATATGCTTGTTGTCCTGCAAAAATGTGCTTTATTCTATTACACTTTCAGGAAAACATCTAAAAATTTGATTGTATTTCTTTGCAGGCTAATGTAATTCGTAAGACCACTGTGCTTGATGTCATGAGAAGACTTCTGCAGGTACAATGACTGCTTAAACAGTTAATCTTCAAATTGAATGACTATGTGATCCATTGACATTTCTATTCTTCACAGGCAAAGAATATTATGGTCTCTTCTTATGCAAGGACCAAAGATGCTAGCCaagcaaaatatatatcaattcTGAATATCAT
This genomic interval from Trifolium pratense cultivar HEN17-A07 linkage group LG6, ARS_RC_1.1, whole genome shotgun sequence contains the following:
- the LOC123889594 gene encoding tubulin gamma-1 chain, which translates into the protein MPREIITLQVGQCGNQIGMEFWKQLCLEHGISKDGILEDFATQGGDRKDVFFYQADDQHYIPRALLIDLEPRVINGIQNSDYRNLYNHENIFVSDHGGGAGNNWASGYHQGKNVEEDIMDMIDREADGSDSLEGFVLCHSIAGGTGSGMGSYLLETLNDRYSKKLVQTYSVFPNQMETSDVVVQPYNSLLTLKRLTLNADCVVVLDNTALNRIAVERLHLSNPTFAQTNSLVSTVMSASTTTLRYPGYMNNDLVGLLASLIPTPRCHFLMTGYTPLTVERQANVIRKTTVLDVMRRLLQAKNIMVSSYARTKDASQAKYISILNIIQGEVDPTQVHESLQRIRERKLVNFIEWGPASIQVALSRKSPYVQTAHRVSGLMLASHTSIRHLFSKCLSQYDKLRRKQAFLDNYRKFPMFADNDLSEFDESREIIENLVDEYKACESPDYIKWGMEDPNNMMTGEGNAAGSLDPKSVV